CGCTTTCACCAGGTGAGAGGGTTGCTTGGCCGTACACAAAATATGCAAAcaatttccaattaaaaatcaattttatgctTCAACTGCGACTAAGTGCAAAATAGTTGTTGGTATTCGTCGTCGTTCAGTTGCCTGCTCCCCTAGCAGGTTCATAAAATGCGCAAACATTAAGCCAAAGTTTCCGAACCGAGCTTCCTTTGCCGGCTATTACCATTTACCATTTCTCCAACTCTCGGTGGCTATATTGAAGTTGCAGCCGCAAAAGTATGGAGAAATCTATTgggaaaattaagaaaaatactTGAAATTGGTGCAGCTGTCAAAAGGCTTAACGCacgaaatttgccataaaGTTTCAGCCAGTTATCTTGGGCCAGAGGATATTAAGGAGGTGGTCGGGGGAGGAGGGTTTGGAGTGTTCCAAAGTGGCGGTCAGGGTTAAGAGTAACAGCAGCTGTTGGCGGAAGCCATCTGACGAACTTGACATGCTGCCAAAGTTGAAGCGGAAAACCAGCAAGTGACTGTCAATGTTTCCACAGCTCCTGCTCGCAGGCGGCTCAGCTGCACTGGGGGAAAATATTACTAActaagtaatttaaatatacatattttcagaattttgtttcaaatatgtacaatattttaaaatttatatttaaaccttGGAAACTATACAACCGAAATAATTTACTTTCTAGAAATCTTTTATAAAAGTGTGTAAAAGTATGttgtgaaaatatatttattcctGAATTTCCTttataatatatgttgttgcatacttttagacacctttaaaaatgttgaccAATAAGGcgtttaaaatcattatttaatttatattttcttgttgaagcttcagtatttatttttttccactgTTTTTACGCGAAGTACAACTCATAGGGGTTGTTCATAGCTCCCACTTATCGCATAACATGCATTCCGCTCGCCGTCAAGTTGCGTAATTGGCAAATTGATTGCCTATCCGGCAATTGAGAGCAAAGATATGACGGGGGAAAGGTCAGAGGCCAGATCGCGCTTagaaaattttcataaaaactttttatgacCGCCATTCTGCGGTTCGCTACAATTGTTGCCAATTTTCCGGGCGCAACAGACGTGTGTGTGCCGTGGCGTGCGTTTTGGGAGCTGAAGTACTGGTTTTTGGGGGTCCAGCATCGGATGAAGAGCTCAAAGTTTCGCCAGTCAAACAGTCAGCCCGTTCACATATCCAATTACGTTTATAGATATTACGGaaattgagcaaaaaaaaaaaaaggagaggaGAAACAGGAGAATATACGCACAATGTAGCCATAAAAAAGTGTACGTACTCGTAGAAACCTTAACTAAAGCTGGCTAAAACGAGGGGCGGGCCGGGGGATGTGGCAGCTAAAGTGTTGCTAAGTGCACGAGCAGCGAAACATTTGAACTTTCTGCTAGTTCAAATTGTCAGGGGTCTTAAAAAGTTGCGACCAGCGGGCTGTGCCAGCCATTTTCCTGATCATCTTGCGTTTTAAGCGCAGTCAAAACTTAAAGTCAACCCTTAAACAGCCAATTTAAGGGGTTGTGGTCCTCCCAGTGGCCGGTCGTTTAGTTACgcatcttaaatatttaatgcagCAAAAATCAATTGCTAATTTATGCATTCGGGCAGTTAGCGACGGAGTTGAATGCTTCATGGTAATGGCCATAAATATCAACCCCTCCCCATTTATCCCGACTTATTGTCTCTTTCTCCGTGTCCCCGACAGtcgtatacattttaaattagctGCTCGCTTCCGAGAATCACCCCCGGATACGGACttaaactcacacacacacataaagaAGGCAGCAATAATCAGCTCAACTTCAACGGCAGCTCCTTCAAAGGAGTCATCGTGTTCATTCAATTGCGCCGCACGGAACTCTGGTCTAGAGTTCTCTTTAAAAGTCTCTCGGCTCCAATGACATTTTGTGGGCGTTTGCCTGGCTCCTAACCAAATGGCACTCAAACAAATTGTCGGTAGAGTGCTGAAAACCGGTGgacaaaatacataatttgaaaaaaataataaagaacaactgcttatcgatattttctttattgaacggtattttaagtaaaactaaattaaagtttattaaatcTCAAAGTATcgaatgcaataaaaattaaattaaattcaaaacaattataataataaagcaaATATCAACGgctttaaatgtttaatattttttgactcTAAAAGTCTAATAAAgtttcagaaaataataactaaatattaaaagtcaGAGTATTTCTACATCTAAGAAAATTTGGTTCtgtcttaaaaatatgttcAGTGCCTATGTATTTTTAACTCTCGAAGGGAGACAACTCCCACAGTTTAAAATGCGGTTTTTATTTGTGCTTCTTACTCTTCGTTGGCAACCCTTTCCGCCATGCGCCACATGACGTATACTCAACGCGAATTAGCTCTAGGTAAATGCGCCTTTAGAGAccccaaaacaaaacagaaaggGAAAGGTGAGCAAACAGACGTAGGGAACGAGACCCAAAACTAAACGCGTCGCTTGTTCTACAAAATTAAGTATTACATGTTAAGTACCATAATTTGTATATGCTGGCACATTAGAAGCCGCACACAAAGGCAAACACACCCCCTGGAAATATCGTATGATTAAAACAAACACGAGgggaaatgtaaaaaataaaatacgaaCGAAACCGGTTGCGTGTGTGTTTAGTTTCAGTTGTAGGTACACTTGGCTAGCTGAAACCCGGTAACTATGTCCCAGGAGCTGCTTGGTTGACTTTCCAGCTGGCCCTTTTATGAGCGACTAACTAATTAAGATAAGTGTGTCTGATTTTCATATTAATGGCATACAAACGAACCCATTGTGGCGCTCTTATCTTAAATGTTTGGGGCCAAGCTAAAGCGTCAAATGTTGGGCACCTCGCCACCGCTCCACTTTGCACCAGATCCCTCTTCCTGAATCCCGAATCCATGTGCGTTTTCTGATTTTTCAAACATGAACATGAAAAGGCCAGCGGGGGGCTTTgggtgaaaacaaaaaagaataaatgtgGGAAGATGTGGAGGCCACTGCAGCGGACGTGGCTTACATGAGCATGTGTTTTTAAGCCTCGTTGGgcacaaaacaattaatattgTGGCCCGCCCACAAGCTCACCCACAGCTAAGCATAAATCAGCCTCCTGTGAAATGTGAAATGTGAAGCACAAAAGCTCGAGCGGCGAAGTGGAGTGccaccaacaacaacggcgACCGGAAACGGAAGCGCACAACTCTTTGCGCGAATTAATCACACagcaactacaactacaactgCAAATACATGCGagaacaagagcaacaacagcCAGAAACCCAGTGAACAGCGGCAGAAATCAGCAGAGAAACGACATGGACACGCATATAAAATGTGCCTCGTCGGCTCTTCAGCTCATATTCCCTCACACGGAGTAGAAATAAAGTGGTACGGTGAAGCCCTGCCAAAGATTCTCCATCAAGCAAAATCCATTCAAGTAATAATTGCATAGATATCATCGGCATAAACAActttaaaatcgattttatGTTATACaaatcatattttaatgcaTAGATATTAATTGCCAATGAAAAGATTTCATCGCAGACAATTAATAAGTAATCTGTAATTTCCAATCAAGTTTGTTGtaccttttattttaaaattgcatcTGTTTATCTACTAACAGTtgtttaaaaccaatttgtgCTGGAAAATCGCCAATTTGTAAATCTGCCAATAATAAATTATGGACAGCACAGCACAAATAAGAAACAAAATACGACTTTAATTACTTGTTCAACCATTTTTCATTAAGCATTTGTTATAATTATGTGaggattaataaaataaaatcggcgaaatttgaaatataaaaattttactgGAATTCttgaaaagggaaaaatatttaaacattttaaaaatcaatttttatgaaGAATTCAAGTCAAAGTGAAATTGATTCGTTTAAGCAAAAGTAACTTTTTATTAGTAACTTtatctaaataatttaataagtaATTCGTAAggatgtaaattaaataaagaagaaTAGCTTCTTGTTGTGCAACTTTAAATGGAAACCCCTAAGAGTATCTATTACAAGCAAATCACTTTCGTAAGCCACTAGATATTTTCTTGACCCACGCAATCAGGCCGCCTGTAATCCATTATCATTTCAATACCTAATCAAATCTGGCGCAGGCGATTCCCCAGAGAGGATCTTCACTGTGGCCCTGCTCGAGTGCGGTCACTAACTTCCCGAGGTCCGCCCACTTGGACATGCCATCACCCTCCAAACCTCCAACGTTGGAGGGTTTGGAGGAACAAACACCCAGCCACCCACAAAACGGCAGTGCATGAAGCTAATTAAATATGCGTGCCTTGCCTCAATGCCCCGGCCGCTGAGGGGATTGCGTGCCCAACGGCGGCCCCTTGAAAGCACCTTCCTTTAAGTCCGCTGCCCCACCTTGGCGGGCTTTAATGTCCCCCAGTTCATAGCCCCTCCCCTAGTCCCTCGTATCTGCCTATTTCGGGGGCATATTTGCTAATCATTTTACGTGCTACCCCTGCTATAcggtttattgttttttaaaacgtGGGCGTGGAGTGAATTTAACGAGCGGCGGCTGGGACAACGGTCCTTTtgtaatgcaaattaaataaacatgatttttatacgATTTCGCCGTGCGAATGCATTGTCCTTGAGCCCACAAGGACTCCACACTCCGCGCTCCTCTCTCCTCCTGTTCGTGCAAGTGCGGCGGTGTCAATTTTATGAGCCGTCAGTCATTTCGCATTTCGCCAAACACTGAACTCTGAACTCGGAGCAACGCCTTCGAgtgtaatttaattgaataattaaaatttttattgctgccgtgtgtgtgtgtgtgaatgtgCCGTTTTGCATGTGTTGGTGGGGAGGATATGCAAAGCGTGTCATTTTAATTTACGACCATGACGTTCAGCACAGCCAGATAATAAACACGCTCGCAATTAAGTATACGCCGGGGCGTACTCCTGCACATCCAATGCCAAGCATCTCAGCACGCAAACgtcgatttttagggggagaaaaaaaagtataaaattggTCAACAGCAGCTTAAGAAAGCTGTTTTGGTTTTGACCAAGAGGGGGAAAAGTTACGACCAATATATGGTCAAATTTTTAGGAAAtagaaacttttaaaaacgaaattttagctttttttatacTTAGGATTTAATGTTATGGAAAAAAAGTTTccaaatcattaaaaagtatttttgttattttcatatgttaaaaatcaaggcaattaaaatttaatttccattaaaaTGATTTGCAGCTGCAATAAAAGTGAACTGCAACATATTAAAGAATATAGTGAAATACCCGTAAATTATAATGGTAATAATTTTCATCTAACCCACAAAATGTGTCGAGAGTGCCAGATTCTTTCGTTGCCATCGAAGATACCCAATTCCGGTAGCCTAAAATTCCAGCTATTATTTTCCGGTTGACATAACCAGGTTTGTGGTGTTGAAAATGGACCAGTTGACAAAATGTAAGTGTGTGCTTAGTTTTGTTGGCACTCGTATTTAGGCACAGAAATTCCAATAGCCTTTGTTGCACCCCGCACAGTTTcaataaacaacaataaaactgtgCATAAATACAATGCAAATATGAGCACGTTGCACAAGGATATTCGAGCGACAGGCGTATCCGCTTTTGCACCCCCCGAAAAACTGGCATTTCAAATgcatattttagttttttttttggtgttttgttttattggggcaaaaaaaaaaagaagaaatataCGGGCTGGCAAAATATTACACAACATTTGAAAGAGTTTTAAAACCGACTCGAAAGCAAAGCGTCCAGCACAGCACAAAAATGTGAAacggttttatttattttataacccGCTCAGCATTTGCATCCGTACCAACTGCATTCTTcatatgtatctgtatctgaataTGGATCTGCATCTGTGTCATTTGTTTGAGCTGTGGCCCAAAAGCAcagagaaataaaaaacataaatggaAAGCGAAAatatagtatttaaaaagCGATTTCATGTTGTTTATATTTGTGCGAGCTCAAAGCTATTGATTGGTTCGACGGTATAGGACGGTGATATAAAGGGGATTTAAATTTTGGATATAAGAGGAGGCGGCAACAACCTGGTATAATCGCGTTGGCCTCCACTAAGTTACATCATTTTTGCATTTGCGAGCGGCGAGCGAGAGAAATGGAATcatgtaattgtaattgaaaTGAAGTAAGCGTGAatttcgcttaaaaaaataGCCTGAAAAGTGACTGGCAGGGCAGAGGGAGCAGCGATAAGAGCTGGGCAGCTGGGAAATGTTTGTTTCCTTTCAAATCAGTACACTTCCTTTTTGGCCTGGCCTTTCTTCCATCTCAGGTCTCTGGTCTCTTGGTCTCTGCATCTGCAGCTAAAGGCAGCcaaggaaaataaatgaaaatcacTTGAAAATACTAACGAGCTGTTACGCTTggcaagaaaaatataatcagCAGCATCATGTCTGCAGGTGCACTTAAAAGGCGTTCACTTTTAGCCCACCCCACTTCgccccctgccacgccccattGCTGAgccaagaaaaacgaagaaaaaccaaaaccgaacAATGgtctaccaaaaaaaaaaaacgttgttaaaacaattaaaactaaCCTTTTTTGTCGAAAAGGTGAAGGAAAGTCCCCAAAAACAatggcaaatggaaatgtttaagGCCTTAAGCAGCGGTTGGGCCCAGAGAAATGGATTGGAATCACAGCCATCAGCTTTTGTCCAGCTTCCCCCGAAGCGGTCCAACCACTTTTGGCCAACCACTTCACTGCAATCCCAGCCAAACTGAAGGAGTGcaggtttatttttttccagatGAAGGCCACTGGAGATCGTGATCGTGGCGAGATCATAATGAAGCTGCACTGGGATGGAGGCGCGTGCCAACTCGACTAATTCCTTGTCTCGTTGTCAGGGAAAATGACTTTgaactttattgtttttccaAGTGTTTGGGATCCGGTTTTTATACTATGATTTGgttattacattttcttctCGGTTTGGCTTGGCTGTGCGATTTGAATTGATCGCGTAACTTAATTCATAAATGCGAGAGAAATGGCAAGCGGCCAAGGAGACAGGCAACAGGCAGCCCGTTTTAGCCGGGTCAACACAAATGGCAAACACTCACTTTCGGCCGACCGCCTTCTATCAACACAAATTGTGTAAGAGCTTTCCTCTCAGCCGATCTGTCCTAGTCGCGGGCCATATAAAAACGCTGCGTTGTCCACATTTTGGCCACATTCCCATCGCAGCAGTCGGGCAGCAGCTATCAAGGTCCAATACCATCCCAGCCAGAGTTCGAAGCCCACCAGGCCCAATGGCGAACGTTAATTTGGTGAGTGTGGAATGGATTGCAGCGGCGTCAAGgatattaaaaatgcattatgCAAAAATTCTGGAATACAAAGCCATGCCATTCAGCAATTTTTTATAGCTGATACCCTTGGAATACAAAGCACGTTGAATgctaggaaaattaaaaaagaaaactagaACCCAATAATTAAATATCCTAAAAAAAGGATTAAGGAATAATAGTGATTTTTCACCAtgttttaaacatttgtattaatcatgttgttaatattttttaactttttaagaaatataaataattgtttttttgacAACTTTATATAGTTTCAAAGTGTTTATTCaaggattttatttataagcatGTTGTTagtctattttaatttattttaaatacagaaTTTTATTAGAAGTATTTTTTAGGCGACTCCTTTCTCGTTTTACCTGCTTCCCACCTAGCTCGTCTGAAGTGTTTTGCATATTAAATCGTTTTGTATAATCCTCTGCAGCAGATGCCGCTCATTGCAGCCGCCACCACCATCCTGACAATTGTGAGTGCCTCCACCTCCGCGGAGATGGCCAGGAACCACCCAGCGTATCACAATATGGGCTCTTTGTTCGACAATCGATGGCTGCCAATGGATCAAgcaatgcagcagcagcatcatcatccCAATCATCGGTATGGCTCGGCCAAAATTCCAGGCGGCGATGCGGGTGAGAGGAGAGCCtttagcagcagcaacagccacGGCCATTCCTCAGGCTCCCGGCAAGGATTGGCCACGGTGCTCAACGGACTCACAAATCTCTCGGGCCTGGGGCACATCAGCAATGGCTACGGCTCGGTGGCACCCACCCACACGGAGGCACTGGCCCTGGGCTCCAACAAGCATGAGATACCCATTTACGAGGAGCACAATGAAGATGCCGCCGCGGTGGCCGCCGTTGCGGCAGCGGGAGCTCATGAATTTGGCTCGGGAAATGGGGAGAAcaatcaacagcagcagcagcattcgCCGATTTACAATTATCCCGGTGGTCATAGTGATGCTGGTGGATTTTTGCCACCCTCCTACGGGTCAGCGGGATCTGGTGGTGAGCAGGGCTACGACTCCTGGTCGCCTTTGCCCGAGGAGCAACAGCAGGAACAGCAGGCGGCTCATCCGTATGCGTACGATAAAATTTCAACGGGCAATTTCCTGCCGCAGTACGAAACGGGTTCGGGATACGGCGACCAGCAGGAGCAACTCTACCAccagctgcaacagcaacaccagcagctgcagcagcaacatcagcaacagcagctactttaccaacagcaacaggagcaggagcaacaCTCCTCGTATTTCGGCCAACATGACCCATCAGCCTCTGGTTCCGGTGCGGCATCGGCTTCATCCGCCTCGAGCGGATCTGGTGCCGATGACTACGAGGAGCATCCCGATGCTGGCCAGGAGCAGAGCTCCAACTACTTGTCGGAGGCAAGTGGTCATGGCCAGGGACAGGGTCAAAGTCAGAGTCACAGCCACCACTCGCACCATGTGGATATCATCAACTATGTGCCGGTGAAGCATGTGAAGAAGCAGCATGTGCCGGTGGAGAAGGAGGTTAAGATACCCATTTCGCATGCGGTCATCATACCAGTTCGCAAACCCGTGCCCATTCACATACCGATCACGAAAAATGTCCAGGTGCCGGTGGAGAAGGAGCTTAAGGTGCCAGTGGAGCGACTCATACCCGTGCCCGTGGAGAAACACATCCCGGTGCCGGTGGAGAAGCATGTGCCCTATCAGGTGATCAAATATGTGCCCATCAAGGTGCCCAAACCTTTTCCCGTCAAGGTGCCCGTCTTCAAGACAGTGCTTCACAAGGTCAAGAGCTGGTGGTAGGAGTACGAAAATCCCTTCATGAAATCCCTTCCTGCATTTCTGCATCCTGCATCCTGCGCATTCCTCATTTGCATCCAGAGCACGCGAATTTCGTTATAGTTATAAgcacattacgcatacgccaccgCCACCCCCGTCAAACCAAAGCGAACATCATTATGCAGTTTTTGCACATTTCGTATTCCATTTTTAATGTCgagttttaaaattcatttaatccTCGTGATGTACAACAATTTTGTGACTCATTTAACATTACaacaatttgcattaaaatacaaacacgaacggaaaccgaaacagaaacagcaacaGAATCGGGAAATGctgaatggaaatgggaaaaggcAGACGCCGCACACACATATTGCAAGACCGAGGTTTTTAGCAGCGATTTTACGGTGCATTTGTCATGGACATAACCCTTTCCCCCTTCTCTTTCCTCCACTTGGCACCCCATCCCACGGCCCCgtactcatttatttaatttcactttAAGCGCACACAATGAAATTTGTgtttaatgaaatgaaattcatCTTCACAAAAGGCTCGCGCACTCTCCACCGTTGTTCTCAGGCTGCCAAATGCCATTTCCAGACCATTACATCGCCAGTTCGGTCCAAAATGTGGGCGGCTGTTGGGATATCATGCGCCCCCTTTTCCCGCCTTGAAAGAAGGGGGTTCCAGAGTTCCCGAGTTCCCGGgtctaattaaattaagtgcACACCTTTGTTGTCCCGCTACGCGC
This portion of the Drosophila takahashii strain IR98-3 E-12201 chromosome 3R, DtakHiC1v2, whole genome shotgun sequence genome encodes:
- the LOC108061775 gene encoding uncharacterized protein isoform X1, producing MANVNLQMPLIAAATTILTIVSASTSAEMARNHPAYHNMGSLFDNRWLPMDQAMQQQHHHPNHRYGSAKIPGGDAGERRAFSSSNSHGHSSGSRQGLATVLNGLTNLSGLGHISNGYGSVAPTHTEALALGSNKHEIPIYEEHNEDAAAVAAVAAAGAHEFGSGNGENNQQQQQHSPIYNYPGGHSDAGGFLPPSYGSAGSGGEQGYDSWSPLPEEQQQEQQAAHPYAYDKISTGNFLPQYETGSGYGDQQEQLYHQLQQQHQQLQQQHQQQQLLYQQQQEQEQHSSYFGQHDPSASGSGAASASSASSGSGADDYEEHPDAGQEQSSNYLSEASGHGQGQGQSQSHSHHSHHVDIINYVPVKHVKKQHVPVEKEVKIPISHAVIIPVRKPVPIHIPITKNVQVPVEKELKVPVERLIPVPVEKHIPVPVEKHVPYQVIKYVPIKVPKPFPVKVPVFKTVLHKVKSWW
- the LOC108061775 gene encoding uncharacterized protein isoform X2, which codes for MANVNLMPLIAAATTILTIVSASTSAEMARNHPAYHNMGSLFDNRWLPMDQAMQQQHHHPNHRYGSAKIPGGDAGERRAFSSSNSHGHSSGSRQGLATVLNGLTNLSGLGHISNGYGSVAPTHTEALALGSNKHEIPIYEEHNEDAAAVAAVAAAGAHEFGSGNGENNQQQQQHSPIYNYPGGHSDAGGFLPPSYGSAGSGGEQGYDSWSPLPEEQQQEQQAAHPYAYDKISTGNFLPQYETGSGYGDQQEQLYHQLQQQHQQLQQQHQQQQLLYQQQQEQEQHSSYFGQHDPSASGSGAASASSASSGSGADDYEEHPDAGQEQSSNYLSEASGHGQGQGQSQSHSHHSHHVDIINYVPVKHVKKQHVPVEKEVKIPISHAVIIPVRKPVPIHIPITKNVQVPVEKELKVPVERLIPVPVEKHIPVPVEKHVPYQVIKYVPIKVPKPFPVKVPVFKTVLHKVKSWW